A DNA window from Phaeobacter sp. A36a-5a contains the following coding sequences:
- a CDS encoding TRAP transporter large permease — MEPIEIGLWVSGFLLVTVFLGMRVAFAAGLAGLVGLVWIFWAKFGYDPARFTKALTIAVKTAGQVPHSKVSSQALSLIPTFILIGYLAYYAGLTKALFEAAKRWLAWVPGGLAVSTVFATAGFAAVSGASVATSAVFARIAIPEMLAIGYDKRFAAGVVAAGGTLASLIPPSAILVIYAIIVEQDVGKLLLAGFIPGAFSALIYGLLIIGMAMTIKGFGPAVTGFTWRERFVSLPPALPILFVVATIILFVYNPFGGDAWGTPTEGGAIGAFVVFLMALYRGMRWAEFKDALLETAKLSVMIFTIIWGVLIYVRFLGFAELPAAFSDWITSLTLSPMLILICILLAYAVLGMFMDAIGMLLLTLPVVYPAVMALNGGEYVSAAESTFGMSGPMCAIWFGILVVKMAEFCLITPPIGLNCFVVAGVRDDLTVQDVFKGVTPFFIADGITIALLVAFPSIVLWLPSLA, encoded by the coding sequence ATGGAACCTATCGAAATTGGCCTCTGGGTCAGCGGCTTTCTTCTGGTAACTGTGTTCTTGGGGATGCGGGTGGCCTTTGCCGCCGGTCTCGCTGGGCTGGTCGGCCTTGTCTGGATCTTCTGGGCCAAGTTTGGCTATGATCCGGCGCGGTTCACGAAGGCGCTGACCATCGCGGTGAAGACCGCAGGGCAGGTGCCCCATTCCAAGGTCTCAAGCCAGGCGCTGAGCCTCATTCCGACCTTCATCCTGATCGGCTATCTCGCTTATTACGCAGGCCTCACCAAAGCGCTGTTTGAGGCCGCAAAACGCTGGTTGGCCTGGGTGCCGGGCGGGCTGGCGGTGTCGACCGTATTTGCCACGGCGGGCTTTGCCGCCGTCTCTGGCGCCTCTGTTGCGACATCCGCTGTCTTTGCCCGGATCGCGATCCCCGAGATGCTGGCAATCGGTTACGACAAACGCTTTGCCGCAGGTGTGGTGGCGGCCGGCGGCACGCTGGCCTCGCTGATCCCGCCCTCTGCGATCCTTGTTATCTACGCGATCATCGTCGAACAGGACGTGGGCAAGCTCCTGCTGGCAGGCTTTATCCCCGGTGCCTTCTCGGCACTGATTTACGGTTTGCTGATCATCGGCATGGCGATGACGATCAAGGGCTTTGGCCCTGCTGTCACCGGCTTTACCTGGCGCGAGCGCTTTGTCTCGCTGCCGCCTGCGCTGCCGATCCTGTTTGTGGTCGCGACGATCATTTTGTTTGTCTACAACCCCTTTGGGGGCGATGCTTGGGGGACCCCGACAGAGGGTGGCGCAATCGGGGCCTTTGTGGTGTTTCTGATGGCGCTGTATCGCGGGATGCGATGGGCGGAGTTCAAGGACGCGCTGCTGGAAACCGCAAAACTGTCGGTGATGATCTTTACCATCATTTGGGGCGTCCTGATCTACGTCCGCTTTCTTGGCTTTGCCGAACTGCCGGCGGCGTTTTCCGACTGGATCACCTCGCTCACCCTGTCGCCGATGCTGATCCTGATCTGCATCCTGCTGGCCTATGCGGTGCTCGGCATGTTCATGGATGCCATCGGTATGCTGCTTCTCACGCTTCCGGTGGTTTATCCGGCGGTGATGGCGCTCAACGGTGGTGAATACGTTTCAGCGGCGGAAAGCACATTTGGCATGTCCGGGCCGATGTGTGCGATCTGGTTTGGTATTCTGGTGGTGAAAATGGCCGAGTTCTGCCTGATCACACCCCCGATCGGTCTCAACTGCTTTGTCGTTGCGGGTGTGCGGGACGATCTGACGGTGCAGGATGTGTTCAAGGGCGTGACGCCGTTCTTCATTGCCGATGGTATTACCATCGCTTTGCTGGTTGCTTTCCCCTCTATCGTCCTCTGGCTGCCTAGCCTCGCCTAA